Proteins from one Hemiscyllium ocellatum isolate sHemOce1 chromosome 8, sHemOce1.pat.X.cur, whole genome shotgun sequence genomic window:
- the LOC132818012 gene encoding zinc finger protein 862-like: MDVANHGLVLLQQLNIQREFGFLCDCTVAVGDIHFKAHRSVLAAFSNYFKMIFIHQSSDYIKVQPVDIQPDIFSYLLHLMYTGKGPKQPVDPNRLEEGIRFLHAYNLVHEAGHAGQVFVQHPDVLPLQSPNLYGIQISGSQKLTVRDLQPSSSRSGASSQGADPLCQVSVGVPSNIPEHRYARAPVITASSQDSAGQLASDDHSQNLSAGSRGGPSAGLQVPGLNFKRGKHHKLYSCHYCGERFSVRSSLRDHLYSHASGALPHGITSQSRTFADPPEPGEEAEKPEGVQSSGTEPLLTPLDQQDSTSLDEQPPVALTLTIDASGDTVETSSSFGIAKRRKFACSVCGHSPDADCISPSPSSLFQPAGGEDLPSGKHQQEASESQDGQVAELEAAFREVFAQYDSAQVHAHYKCQRLACERVQPDYRRGDKFVHKWLSDRDLTYCERTGIYWLLYEEGQGMYCYLCRRHDTQNKQNKTKVFNGTPAVRYKKSALQVHAESQQHAAAVHAELTGRMSEREMAEKEKEEGAALHALFLAAYWLAREELPTAKLLSVLRLLAEAGLKGATHFRRPDTLREVFVSLGQVIRNRLVARVRQAGCYGLLCDRVTGCPGAEAEDSAALMAFVQYVDPKMAEVSTSFLFVQAARFSPETDPSEELAGLISRTMARLELPVQRMASLVTDGGEVMTSERVGVAARLQELNPSLIAFHCLCHRLMLAGASSCPDCRYLLRVESYLEQLWELLEKCPVLAEAYLSVRLEKALPSGRLKAALLRRLKRACRRRRLSLQASVEGAYNDYAALLQALSQLEQADATACGLVTQLRSVRFAGALYILQEVSPILAGLSKVFRKGTVNYFTLEPSIKYTVYKLNEAAGSREALSRLQADLLPSGRLASAGLPPPSLEQEAELCSLLDAYVTAIKADLQRRFGASLPLVSAFSIFNPLLVPSPESADFAEYGQPEMRALAAHFYREAEGGETKLTRLLGEWAKLKFDLHTWKNNVPDSVLTDTRVTVTEWCLRRLFTLKSELHRSCAALLPLAEVSLSMPITNGWSERGLGALRRITARLRGSRFFLTEPSTQLLNSLMHISVNGPEFGTADCSQVVQEAALLFLQQRRRRFAGGVGSSVQEKPPLPSGKWEEAAESCSSETPDVCLPSEQDLEQLQQELDEAVSVLQLPLDGDSDSDDSLCD; the protein is encoded by the exons ATGGATGTAGCTAATCATGGACTGGTGCTGCTGCAACAGTTGAATATCCAGAGGGAGTTTGGTTTCCTGTGTGACTGCACCGTTGCAGTTGGGGACATTCACTTCAAAGCTCATCGATCAGTGCTGGCTGCATTTTCCAATTACTTCAAAATGATTTTTATTCATCAGTCAAG CGACTATATCAAGGTCCAGCCAGTGGACATACAGCCAGACATCTTCAgctacctgctgcacctgatgtACACGGGCAAAGGTCCGAAACAGCCCGTGGATCCAAACCGCCTGGAGGAGGGCATCCGCTTCCTGCATGCCTACAACCTGGTCCATGAGGCGGGCCACGCTGGGCAGGTCTTCGTCCAGCATCCTGACGTGCTGCCTCTGCAGTCGCCCAACCTGTACGGCATCCAGATCTCTGGCTCCCAGAAGCTGACCGTGAGggacctccagccttccagcagtCGGAGTGGCGCGTCGAGCCAGGGCGCAGACCCACTCTGCCAAGTGTCAGTTGGTGTGCCGTCCAACATCCCCGAGCATCGGTATGCCCGCGCCCCGGTGATCACGGCTAGCAGCCAGGACTCTGCTGGACAGCTAGCGTCGGACGATCACAGCCAGAACCTGTCGGCGGGTTCCCGGGGCGGACCCTCGGCTGGGCTGCAGGTCCCCGGCCTCAACTTCAAACGGGGCAAACACCACAAACTCTACTCCTGCCACTACTGTGGAGAGCGGTTCAGCGTGCGGAGCAGTCTGCGCGACCACTTGTACTCCCACGCCAGTGGAGCGCTACCCCATGGGATCACCTCACAGAGCCGGACCTTCGCTGACCCTCCGGAACCTGGCGAGGAGGCAGAGAAACCCGAGGGGGTCCAGAGTTCGGGGACTGAGCCCCTCCTCACACCACTCGACCAACAGGACAGTACCAGCCTGGATGAGCAGCCTCCAGTTGCCTTGACGCTGACCATTGATGCCAGTGGGGATACGGTGGAGACCTCCAGCAGCTTCGGCATTGCCAAGCGAAGGAAGTTTGCCTGCAGCGTCTGTGGCC ATTCTCCTGACGCTGACTGCATCAGCCCGTCACCATCGTCATTGTTTCAGCCAGCAGGAGGGGAGGACTTGCCTTCTGGCAAACACCAGCAGGAGGCGAGCGAGAGCCAGGACGGGCAGGTCGCGGAGCTGGAGGCTGCATTCCGTGAGGTCTTTGCGCAGTACGACTCAGCACAGGTTCACGCCCACTACAAATGCCAGCGACTGGCCTGTGAGCGGGTGCAGCCTGACTACAGGAGGGGAGACAAGTTTGTTCACAAGTGGCTGTCGGACAGGGACCTGACCTATTGCGAGCGGACGGGTATTTACTGGCTGCTGTATGAAGAGGGCCAGGGCATGTACTGTTACCTGTGCCGCAGGCACGACACCCAGAACAAGCAGAACAAGACCAAGGTGTTCAACGGCACGCCTGCCGTCCGCTACAAGAAGTCAGCGCTGCAGGTCCATGCCGAATCTCAGCAGCACGCGGCTGCAGTGCACGCAGAGCTGACTGGCCGGATGTCCGAGAGGGAGATGGCGGAGAAGGAGAAAGAGGAGGGCGCAGCTCTCCACGCTCTCTTCCTGGCCGCCTACTGGTTAGCCCGCGAGGAGCTGCCCACTGCCAAGCTGCTGTCAGTGCTGAGGCTGTTAGCCGAGGCCGGCCTGAAAGGGGCCACCCACTTCCGCCGACCGGACACCCTGCGCGAGGTGTTTGTCTCGCTGGGGCAGGTGATCCGTAACCGCCTGGTGGCTCGGGTCAGGCAGGCCGGCTGCTACGGCCTGCTGTGTGACCGAGTGACGGGCTGCCCGGGTGCCGAGGCTGAGGACTCGGCCGCCCTGATGGCCTTTGTCCAGTACGTCGACCCCAAGATGGCCGAGGTGTCGACCAGCTTCCTCTTCGTGCAGGCCGCCCGCTTCAGCCCGGAGACTGACCCGTCCGAGGAGCTGGCCGGACTCATCAGCCGCACCATGGCCCGGCTCGAGCTGCCCGTCCAGCGTATGGCCTCACTGGTGACTGACGGCGGCGAGGTCATGACCTCAGAGCGTGTTGGGGTGGCCGCCAGGCTGCAGGAACTCAACCCGTCCCTCATCGCCTTCCACTGCCTGTGTCACCGCCTGATGCTGGCGGGAGCCTCGTCTTGCCCGGACTGTCGCTACCTCCTCAGGGTGGAATCCTACCTGGAGCAGCTGTGGGAGCTGCTGGAGAAGTGCCCAGTCCTGGCTGAGGCCTACCTCAGTGTCAGGCTGGAGAAGGCCCTGCCCAGCGGGCGCCTGAAGGCGGCCCTGCTGCGTAGGCTGAAGAGGGCGTGCCGGAGGAGGCGGCTCTCCTTGCAGGCCTCAGTGGAAGGGGCTTACAACGACTACGCGGCCTTGCTGCAGGCCCTGAGCCAGCTGGAGCAGGCCGATGCAACAGCCTGTGGCCTAGTGACCCAGCTGAGGAGCGTGCGCTTTGCTGGGGCCCTCTACATCCTGCAGGAAGTCTCTCCCATCCTGGCTGGCCTCAGCAAAGTCTTCCGCAAGGGCACGGTGAATTACTTCACCCTGGAGCCTTCCATCAAGTACACCGTCTACAAGCTGAACGAGGCGGCAGGTTCCAGGGAGGCCCTGAGCCGGCTCCAGGCCGACCTCCTGCCTTCTGGGCGACTGGCCTCAGCTGGTCTGCCACCACCCAGCCTAGAGCAAGAGGCTGAGCTGTGCTCCCTGCTTGACGCCTATGTGACGGCCATCAAGGCAGACCTGCAGCGCAGGTTCGGAGCGTCCTTGCCGCTGGTCTCCGCTTTCTCAATCTTCAACCCGCTGCTGGTGCCGTCGCCGGAGTCGGCGGACTTTGCCGAGTACGGTCAGCCCGAGATGCGGGCACTGGCCGCCCACTTTTACCGGGAAGCGGAGGGTGGAGAGACTAAGCTAACCCGGCTCCTCGGGGAGTGGGCCAAGCTCAAGTTCGACCTGCACACCTGGAAGAACAATGTGCCGGACTCGGTGCTGACCGATACCCGGGTGACTGTGACCGAGTGGTGCCTCCGCCGGCTCTTCACCCTCAAGAGTGAGCTGCACCGATCGTGTGCTGCCCTCCTGCCCCTGGCAGAGGTCTCCCTCTCCATGCCCATCACCAACGGCTGGTCCGAGCGCGGCCTAGGGGCACTCCGGAGGATCACAGCCCGTCTCAGAGGCAGCCGCTTCTTCCTCACCGAGCCCAGCACTCAGCTCCTCAACAGCCTCATGCACATCAGTGTCAACGGGCCCGAGTTTGGCACCGCTGACTGCTCTCAGGTTGTCCAGGAGGCGGCACTCCTGTTCCTGCAGCAGAGGCGTCGCCGGTTTGCTGGGGGAGTGGGGTCCTCGGTGCAGGAGAAGCCCCCTCTGCCCTCCGGcaagtgggaggaagcagccgaGTCGTGTTCCTCAGAGACGCCGGACGTGTGCCTCCCGAGTGAGCAGGACCTGGAGCAGCTACAACAGGAGCTGGACGAGGCTGTGAGTGTTCTGCAGCTTCCCCTGGACGGGGACAGTGACTCGGACGACAGCCTCTGCGATTGA